CTGGTGTTGAAACAGTAGCGCAGGGCCTGACACACTCTATCGAACACGTGAAGCGCTGATCCTTGGCTAAAGCAGTGCTCCGACGCACGACCAATTGCGGAACCAATCTGCCCACAGGTAACGCGCGACGCGGGGCATTGATTCATTCCGGTAAGCAGGCGACATCCTAGGCGAGACTATGCCTTCTCGCTGCCCGGCTTCTCTTCGCCATCGGATTGTGCACGCTGCTTGCGCCGCCGGAGCAGCTCGGAGGCCGTAGCGGCCGCTTGTTGCGGCGATGAGGCTTGCGCTTCGACAGGGGAAGGCCCGGCTGACGCGTGCGTAGTAGTAGTCCGGCGCGGCATGATCTGCGGCGCCGGCTCGCGGGTGACGCGGGTCTTGGCGCGCAGCAGTTGACCCATGCGCCCGCTCGATTCCAGGTTACCGGCCGGCGCGAGCTTCTCGCCGGAGAGGCCGAGCAGTTTGCGCAGGCTGACCGTAATGCGCCGCACGCCGACGTCGAAGGGCAGCAGCAGCGCGGCGAGCGCCAGCAGCAGCGGGAAGAGGTCGGTGCGTGAAGCAGCGACAGGTGCGTTCAGCGCGAACGCCTGTGCTGGCGATGCCAGCATCTTGCCACCGCCGAGGGATGCCCAATCACGCAGGTTCTCTTCGCCTCCTTCCATTTGCGCGTATTCGGGCGAATATGGCCGCACATAGGCGACCGTAGTATCACCCAAGCCACCGGTCGGCTGGCTCGCCTCCGTCGCTGTGATCACCGGCGCCACCCGTACGAAGTATGCGCCGGCCTGGTCGAGATAGGTCTCTGCTTCGTAGCGGCCCGGCGCGGTCTGCGTCAATGCAATCTCGCGCGCCTGGCCGTCGCTGTCAATCACGGTCGCCGTCAGCTTCAAGTCTTCGGCGATCTGCGACTCCGGCACGTCGGCGACGATCACGGTTTGTTCGTCGCGCTGTTGCACATTGACTTGAATCGCGGATTGTCCGCGATCCAGGATCGTCCAGCGAATGGCTTGTGCCCAGAACTTGGGGAACTCACTCCATCGCACCCAGTTCTTCGCCCAGCGCCCGGTGGCATCCGACGTGAACGCCACGGCGCGGCCCAAGCCATACTGCCAAGCGGCAAGCAGCGGGTCGCTCTCGTTAGCGCGCAGGATCACCTGCGCTGCAGGCTTGGCCGTGCTGGCGATGTAGCCCTGCAGCGCGGGGGCTTCGGTAATGCCGCTCAGGATCGGGCTGGCCATGCCCAGCTTGGGGAAGAAGCTCTGCTCGACGATGTAGCTGCGCTGCGCCAACGCGGCTTCCTCCGTGAAGATGGTGGGCAGGTTGGCAGCTTTGTCGGTGAAATGATAGCGGCCCTTGCCGATGGCGGCGATCCGCTTGAGGAAGGGGATGTCGGTGCCGTCACCGAAGGCGACCACGCTCAGCGTGGTGTTGTATTCGTCGCGCATCTTGCGCACGAGTTCGGGCACGCCCTCCTGCCGCTCGGCGTCGTTGCCGTCGGCCAGCAAGATGATGAACTTGGAAAGCTTGGTGGACTTAGCGACGATCTTCTCGGCCTCCAGCAGCGACTCGTACACGTAGATGCCGCCACCGCCTGGCGCAATGCTCAGGATTTGGTTGATATATTTGTTCTTATCGCGCCCCCGGAACGGCCCGATCAGGTCCACCAGTTCGGTGTCGAAGCCGATGACCGTCACCTCGTCGTCCTCGTTCACCAATTCGGCTACGCGCGCGGCAGCTTCGGCTGCTAACCGCATCTTGGTCACGCCATTTTCGATGGCGCTCATGCTACCGCTCTTGTCCATCACGACCACGATGGACACCGACGGAAAGCGCTTGGGGTCTTTGACCTGCATCTCCACCGGCAACGTCTCTTCCAGCGGCGTCTTGTAGTAGCCGCCCACGCCGTAGCTATTGGGCCCACCGATGACCACCAGGCCGCCGCCGATGTCGCGCACGTAGCTCTGCAGCGAATACATCGCGCGCAACGAGAGCTCGCGCGCCGGCACGTTGGCCAGCACCACGGCCTGATAACCGGCCAGCGATTGGATTTCGCTGGGCATTGCGCGCGGCGAGGCTTCGTCATACTCGATGCCGGTCGCGCTCAGCGCCTCCTTCAGCGCGCTCACCTCGTCTACGCCGGTGGAAGAGGATTCCGGCGGAACCGACACGAGCAAGATGCGCGGCGGCCCACCGACGATGACCGAGGACGACAGCGCGTTGTTCTGTGGGCGCACGTCGCTCTCCGGTGCAACCTGCACGCGGAAGGCGCTGAAACCGGTGCGCGTGGCGTTGGCGCGCACGCTGAATTCGTTGAGCCCGGCGGTGAGGTTGACGACCTCCTGAGCCACGATGTCCGGCCCGGAGAACACGGTGAGCTGGGCGCGCATGGCCTGATTCGAGCGCACCACGATCTGCAGCGGGATGATCTGGCCGGCCGAGGCGCGCTGGGGCGCATCAACGCGCTCGATGGCTGCATCGGGGCCTTGGACGGATGGCAACGGCACGACGTCCAGCCGGATGTCGGTGGCGCGCGCCAGCCGGACGGCGGCCTCGGCGTCGCCGACGGTCTGTTTGCCATCGCTCAATAGCACGATGCGCTTGGCGGCGTCGGCCGGGAACAGGGACATACCTAGCCGGATCGCGCCCTCCACGTTCGTGCCGGCAGATCGTACCTGCGCACCGAGCGGTGCCAGGTCGCGCACACCGGACATGGCGCGCTCGATCTGCGCGTCGGCGCCGAAGACGACCACCGCGGCTTCATCGTTCCCATCCGTGCGCATGCTGCGCAGCGCCTCGCGCACGAACTGCGCCGCCTGCTCCACACCGCTCGGGCCGACGCTGTCCGACGCGTCAATCACGAACACCACGGCCAGTTTGTTGGTGAGCTGGACGGCCTGCATACCGGCGAGGGCGAGGATGAGCGAGGCCAGCAACGCCCAGCGCACGGCAAGCGCAGCGAGGGCGTGCTTGTTCAGCCGCCGCTTCGAGGTTGACCGTGTGCCGGCGACCTTGCGCCGCGTCAACAGGCGCGGCAACGCGATCAGCGCACTGATGGGCAAAAGCACCAACAGCACCAGGAAGACCGGCTGGCTGAACGACAGCATTGCCCGATTTTACGGGATGCAAATGATATGAATGTGAGTGCGACCGCCGTGTGCGACCAATAGCCACAGGCCGCGCCTGTCGAGGCCTGCGCCACTGCGCGCCTAGCCCCCACCGTATTGCGCCAGGAAGTTCCTGGCCGCGTCGCGCACCGCCTGGGGGATGACGGTGGTGGGTTCGATCAGCCGTTTGACCAGGCCGGCGTTTTCGCGTGCCTCGCTGAGCCAGTCGTCGAAGGCGCGCCGCTGTTCGGTTTGCAATTCGCTTTCGGAGAGCGGCCGGTCTTCGCGGCCTAGCGGCAGCAAGATATAAAAGCTGCCGAGCGACGACGTGATCACCGGTGTCGGCGCGCCGAGCGGCGCGTTGGCCAACTGGTCGGCGATGTCTATGCCGAACTGGTTTTGTACGCTTGGCCGGCTGGTCCAGGTCATGCTTGCGCCGCTCCCGATCGGCGCCGGCTGCGTGATGGCGTTGGTCTGCGAAATCAACGCGGCGAAGTCGAGCTCGTTGCGCGCCAGGCGGTCGGCGGCCTTTTGGGCTTCGTCCAGCGTGTTGAAGCGCACATAGTCGAACTGATAGTGTGGAGCGACCTTCGGCGTCTCATCGGCGAAGGCTTTCTGCAAGCGCTCGCGATATAGGTTGCTGGCGATCAGCTCGCGCAGGTCCTGCTCGGTGATGCCCAGAGGCTGGTAATCGGCAAGCGTGTTCTGCAGGAGCAACTGGAAGTCCCCCTCGGTGATGGACGTCGGCTGCAGGCGTGGCGTGGCGGTAGGCAGGACGACCGTTGGCTCGGGCGTGACGGTCGGCGTCACGCCGGCCGCGGCGGTTGCAGTGACTTCGCCGGTGGCAGTCGGGATGGGTGTATTCGGGGTGACCGGCGTGTAAGTCGGGAACGGCGTCAAGGTCTTGCGGTAAAAGCCAAAACTCTTCTCCAGCTCCTCCGTCACCTCCTCCGGGGTGACCGTGATGCCACGACGGGCCGCCTCCTGACGGATGAGCGAATCGTCAATCAGCGTGCTCAGCGCATTTTGCGCGATCTGCTCGGCACTGCTCTGCAGGACGATCTGCTGCAGTTGCTGCTGGTAGAACTGCTGGAGAAACGCCGCGCTGGGGTCGTTGCTCTGTTGTAATTGCGCGACCTGCTGCTGGAGCTGATTGAAGCGGCCGCGCAGTTGTGCCTGGTCGTAGCGCATGCGTTTTTGCAGTTGTTGGACGTTGATCGTCTGGTCGCCGACGCTGGCCACCGCGCGCTGAGGCTGGATGACGAAGATGTCCACCAAGGCTGCAGTGACCAGCACCACGGTGATCGCCGCGAGCAGAATGCTGCCGAGGATGACGAATTGGCGTTGGCGCCGTTCGCGCTCGTAGCGCGACATCTGCATGCGGGTCAAGCGCGCGCTGAGAGGTTCGTTCTTTTTGGTCATGCGAAGTGCAGCAATGGACTCTTCCTCGCACCGGCGAGTTGCAGCGTGCGCCGTTGCGCGGCAGGAGTCACGCCATCTATGAGCAGGAGGAACGATCAGAAGGCGAGGGATTCCTCGTCAGCAGCTTCTGCGGCGTGATTGTTCTCGTAATGTGGCCGGCGTTCGCCCAGCACGACCATCTCGTTGGCGACGATTTCCGTGCGGTAATGGCGCTTGCCTTCGCTATCCTCCCAGCCTCGCGTTTGCAGCCGGCCCTCGATGTATACCTGCTGGCCGCGCGAGAGGTGCTGCTTGCAAATTTCGGCCAGGCTGCCCCAGGCGATCACATTGAACCATTCGGCCTCTTCGTGCCGCTGGCCATCCGGCGTCGTCCAATCACGGCGTGTCTCCACAGCAAACGACGTCACGGCCTTGCCGCTGGGCGTATATCGCAACTCTGGGTCACGTCCTAGGTGACCGATGATCATAACCTTGTTCAGTCCACGCATCGTGCTTGAACTCCACGGACGATCGTCACATGCTGTCCGTTCATCCGTCGCGCATCACACTTGATCACATCACTTGAAACGATCGCTAAACTTGAGAAGTAAACGAAACGCTAGAAGCGAATCGTGAGCGTCAGGCTGCAGAAGGTGCAGGTTGCGTTTCCAAAGCTTCCGCCGACTTCGTGGCGGACGTCTCGTGGGCAGCCTGAGCCTCGACTTCCGCGCCGCCGCCTGATTCCGTGCCATCATGCTCATCGGCGCGCACGAGCAGATAGCGAATGATGTCCTCTGTTAGGCGCAGCCGCTGCTCGATCCGCGCCAAACTGGACGCCTCGAGTTCGACAACTGAGAAGACGTAGAACCCCTCGCGATACTTGCGAATGGGATAGGACAACGGACGCAGTCCCCATTGTGTGGTCTCGACGACGGCGCCGCCTTCGGATGTCACGAAGCTGCTCACGCGTTCGATCAGCGCGGCTAACGCGCTCGCGTCCAGATCGGGTTTCGCGATATAGGTGAGTTCGTACTTGCGCATATGAATCGTCTTGATTGCTCCTTTCCTCGGAATCGTTGCCCTCACTTCAAGCCGCCTAACGGTGCAGGCCGCCCTTGAGAGAGCGGAAAGTCAGCCGCATCGAGGTCATCGTGCGGCCGCGGGCAGGCGGGATAATATATCACGAGTCCGGTTTGATTTACAATCTTCGATCGCCGGTAGATCCAGCCCATGAGCAGTCCCATTGTCGTCTCAGAGTGTCGCACGCCTCAGGAGCGCCAGCAGTTTATCGAGTTCCAATGGGAAATTTATAAAGATGACCCCTATTGGGTGCCGCCCTTGATGAGTGAGCGCATGGCGTTTTACGACAAGGCGAAGAACCCCTTCTTCGAACATTCCGACGCCGCCATGTTCACGGCGCGGCGCGACGGACGGATCGTCGGCACGATCGTCGCGATCCAGAACAACCGCCACAACGCTTTTCACAACGAGAAGACCGGCTTCTTCGGCGGCTTCGAGACGATCAACGACTTTGAAGTGGCTGCGGCGCTGTTCGACACTGCGCGCGACTGGGTAAAGGCGCGCGGCATGAACGTACTGCGCGGCCCGGCCACGCTCAGCCTGAACGATGAGTGCGGGTTGCTGGTGGACGGCTTCGACAGCGAGCCCATGGTGCTGATGACCTACAACCCGCGCTACTACGTTGAGCTGGTCGAGCGCTATGGGTTCAAAAAGGCGATGGATCTATGGGCGTGGTGGGTATCGGCAGAGACGGCACAGCAAGTCATCGGCGAGAAGTTGGCGCGGCTGACCAAGCTGGTCGAAAAGCGTGGTCGCTTCACCGTGCGCACGGCAAATTTCAAACGGTTGGCGCACGAGATTCAGGCACTCAAGGCGGTTTATGCCAGTGAATCTGGCGCGTGGCGCGAGAACTGGGGGCACGTGCCCATGACCGACCGCGAGCTGGAGCATGTCGTCCACAACCTCAAGCAGTTCGCCGACCCGGACTTCATCCTGATCGTCGAGTCGCAGGGCAGGCCGGTCGGCATCGGCATTGCGCTGCCGAACGTCAATCGTCCCTTGCGCGCAGCGTATCCTAACCCGAAAACGCCAGAATGGTGGACGTTGCTCAAGTTTCTGTACTACCGGCGCAAGATGGTGAACTCGGTGCGCGTGATCCTGGCAGGCGTGTTGAAGGAATACCGCGCGTCCGGCATCGAGGCTGTGCTGATGTTGAAGATGTTGCAGACGGGTGTCGCCAAAGGGTACATCGGCGGCGAAATGTCGTGGATCCTGGAGACGAACGACGCCATGAACCGGATCATCGCCCAGGCCGGCGCGGCCGTATACAAGACCTACCGCATCTATGATCTCCCCATCGGTTGAGGCCGCGCCACGTGGCGAAGATGACATCGGACGTCGCGGCGCGTCACGCTCGGCGCATCGCGAGGCGCAGATGAGGCTGCGTATGTCGTTGGTTGTCCTCAGCGATATTGCGCTCATCAACATCGCGTTTGCGCTGGGCTATGTGGCGCGCTACCGCTGGCAGTTGTTCCGCGACATCGAGTACAACGCCGCGTTCAGCGACTACTGGCCGATCCAGGTGCTGTTCACACTCTCGGTGCTCGCGTTCTTCTGGCTGGATGGCGTGTATACGCCGCGCCGCGCGCCGTCCTGGCTCGACCAAATTTGGACGATCACCGGCAGCGTGCTCAAGGCGATGTTCATCGTGTGGGTGGCGATCTTCATCTACGGACCGGCGGTGTATTCGCGCCTGTTGATCGCCGAGGCAGGCGTGTTCCTAGTCGTGTGGCTGGGCATCTCGCGCGCGATCAAGAATGCCTACGAGGCGCGCCAACGCGCGCGGGGCATCGGCGTGTCGAACGTGCTGATCGTCGGCGCGGGCGAGCTGGGTCGGGCGGTGATGCGCACGCTGTTTGCCCGGCCCGATCTGGGCTATCGCTGTATCGGCTTCCTAGACGATGATCCACGCCGCGGGCACACTGACATTGGCCGCTTCCCGGCGCTAGGTGAGGTTAGCGTGCTGCCCGATTTGCTGCAGCGTTATCAGGTGGACGAGGTGGTGATCACGCTGCCGTGGTCGGCACAGCCGAAGATCCTGGAGTTGGTCGAGATTTGCCGAGCGCACAACGTGCGGGCGCGTGTCGTGCCGTCGCTGCTGCAGATCAACCTGCGCCAGTTGGACGTGAACGACTTCGGCGGCATCCCGATGCTCAGCCCGCGCGACGCGCAAGATGGGATCAGCGGTGTGAAGCGGGTGGTCAAGCGCGGCATGGACATCGTGTTTGGGGGGATCTTCCTGCTCCTATGCCTGCCCATCATCGGCGCCGCCTGCCTGGCCATCCGGTTGGAGTCACCGGGGCCGGCCATCTTCACCCAACTGCGAGCCGGCCGGAACGGCAAACCCTTCAAGGTCTATAAGCTTCGCTCGATGTACAAAGACGCCGATCAGATGCGAGATCAACTGATGGCGATGAACGAAGCCGACGGCCCGATGTTCAAGATCAAAGATGACCCGCGCCGGACGAAGGTGGGGCGCGTGCTGCGCAAGCTGAGCATAGACGAGATGCCGCAGTTTTGGAACGTGCTCAAGGGCGACATGAGCATTGTCGGGCCGAGGCCGGCGCTGTTGTCCGAAGTGGCGCAGTATGCAGACTGGCACCGCGAGCGATTGCGGGTGCAGCCGGGCATCACCGGCCTGTGGCAGATCAGCGGGCGCAGCGAATTGTCGTTCGACGAGATGTGCCTGCTGGACGTGTACTACATCGAGAACTGGTCGCCCTCGCTCGATCTCAAGATCATGTTGCGCACCATTCCCTACGTGTTGTCCGGGCGAGGGGCGTATTAGCGCGGGGTGCGACTCGGCGGAGTTCTTCCGGAGTTGTATTCCACGATCTTCTGCCAGTTCAAGCGCCCATCGGCTTCACAGAAATTCTCAAGCAATTCCTTCGTGAACTTGTTGACCAAGCTGGTGTAGCGCTGCTGCACCTTCCAGTTGGGTTCGCGCGCCTCGCGCCCGAGCGGTTCGATGATGTCAACATACAGCGTCTCGACGCCGGAGATGAAGTGCCAAAACGCTTGACCACATAGCTTGCGATAGTCGCCCTTGTCCTCGTGATCTCCCGTCCGTAGCAGCAGCCATTCACTGCTTCAATGACTCGCCGCGGTGCGTTCGTGCGCAGAATGGTCTTGGCCTTCTTGAAGTTGTCGAGCATGCGAGCGATTTGTTGGCTGTTGCCCCAATTCGGACCTGACTTGATGGCGACGATGTAATACACGTCGTCCCTCTCGAATTCCAGGTCAATGCCGGTGGCTGCTGACTTGCGACCACCGTAGACTATTTGGCAAACATAGACGGCCAAACCCTCCAGAAAGCTGCCAAACATGCCTTCCTCTTGCGAGGACAGGTAGGCGTCGAGGATGTTGCGCACGAAGGGTTCGGCAGTTTGGATGTCCTTCGCCCGATATAGGTAGGGATTCTTTCGCAGAAGGATGTTCTGCAGCGTCAATCGGGATAGGCGCTCTTCACGCGCCTGGTGGAACTTACGAATGTTTGGATCTATGTAAGCGGCGAGCTGCTCTTCTGTTATCGGCGGCATACTGTTCACCTGGCTCGAAGAGAGTTAATTTGACCGAACTGAGGCGCGAACGCGCTAGATCCACATACTCTTGCTTGATATCAATGCCGACCGAGTTGCGTGCAAGATTTTGCGCGGCTTCGCACGTGGTGCCTGAACCAACGAAAGGGTCGAGCACCCAGTCGCCTTCCTCGGTGAAGAGCTTGATGAACCATGCGGGTAGGGCAAGAGGAAAGGAGGCGCTGTGATTCTTATTCCCTGTTTCCGTGGCGAGATGAAGCACGTTGGTCGGGTAAGCGAGGTCGCGATCGAGCCAGTTGGCGATATTCTTGCCGAAACCGCTGCCCACGCGCGAGTCGAAGCGAACCACGTCGTTTTTGCCAAGCGACTTCAGTCGCGTCTCCGCCCAGCCTCCCATAGGGACGCGCACGGCGTCCTGAAACATCTTGAACTTCTTGGTCTTGTTGAATTGGAGGCAGCGTT
The window above is part of the Candidatus Roseilinea sp. genome. Proteins encoded here:
- a CDS encoding methyltransferase, with product MRQIKTELLHGDCLEVLQSFADDSFDLIITSPPYADSRAKTYGGIHPDAYVDWFLPRAEQFMRVLKPSGTFILNIKEKVVNGERHTYVLELILALRRQGWLWTEEYIWHKKNCYPGKWPNRFRDAWERCLQFNKTKKFKMFQDAVRVPMGGWAETRLKSLGKNDVVRFDSRVGSGFGKNIANWLDRDLAYPTNVLHLATETGNKNHSASFPLALPAWFIKLFTEEGDWVLDPFVGSGTTCEAAQNLARNSVGIDIKQEYVDLARSRLSSVKLTLFEPGEQYAADNRRAARRLHRSKHS
- a CDS encoding VWA domain-containing protein; the encoded protein is MLSFSQPVFLVLLVLLPISALIALPRLLTRRKVAGTRSTSKRRLNKHALAALAVRWALLASLILALAGMQAVQLTNKLAVVFVIDASDSVGPSGVEQAAQFVREALRSMRTDGNDEAAVVVFGADAQIERAMSGVRDLAPLGAQVRSAGTNVEGAIRLGMSLFPADAAKRIVLLSDGKQTVGDAEAAVRLARATDIRLDVVPLPSVQGPDAAIERVDAPQRASAGQIIPLQIVVRSNQAMRAQLTVFSGPDIVAQEVVNLTAGLNEFSVRANATRTGFSAFRVQVAPESDVRPQNNALSSSVIVGGPPRILLVSVPPESSSTGVDEVSALKEALSATGIEYDEASPRAMPSEIQSLAGYQAVVLANVPARELSLRAMYSLQSYVRDIGGGLVVIGGPNSYGVGGYYKTPLEETLPVEMQVKDPKRFPSVSIVVVMDKSGSMSAIENGVTKMRLAAEAAARVAELVNEDDEVTVIGFDTELVDLIGPFRGRDKNKYINQILSIAPGGGGIYVYESLLEAEKIVAKSTKLSKFIILLADGNDAERQEGVPELVRKMRDEYNTTLSVVAFGDGTDIPFLKRIAAIGKGRYHFTDKAANLPTIFTEEAALAQRSYIVEQSFFPKLGMASPILSGITEAPALQGYIASTAKPAAQVILRANESDPLLAAWQYGLGRAVAFTSDATGRWAKNWVRWSEFPKFWAQAIRWTILDRGQSAIQVNVQQRDEQTVIVADVPESQIAEDLKLTATVIDSDGQAREIALTQTAPGRYEAETYLDQAGAYFVRVAPVITATEASQPTGGLGDTTVAYVRPYSPEYAQMEGGEENLRDWASLGGGKMLASPAQAFALNAPVAASRTDLFPLLLALAALLLPFDVGVRRITVSLRKLLGLSGEKLAPAGNLESSGRMGQLLRAKTRVTREPAPQIMPRRTTTTHASAGPSPVEAQASSPQQAAATASELLRRRKQRAQSDGEEKPGSEKA
- a CDS encoding UDP-phosphate galactose phosphotransferase; translation: MRLRMSLVVLSDIALINIAFALGYVARYRWQLFRDIEYNAAFSDYWPIQVLFTLSVLAFFWLDGVYTPRRAPSWLDQIWTITGSVLKAMFIVWVAIFIYGPAVYSRLLIAEAGVFLVVWLGISRAIKNAYEARQRARGIGVSNVLIVGAGELGRAVMRTLFARPDLGYRCIGFLDDDPRRGHTDIGRFPALGEVSVLPDLLQRYQVDEVVITLPWSAQPKILELVEICRAHNVRARVVPSLLQINLRQLDVNDFGGIPMLSPRDAQDGISGVKRVVKRGMDIVFGGIFLLLCLPIIGAACLAIRLESPGPAIFTQLRAGRNGKPFKVYKLRSMYKDADQMRDQLMAMNEADGPMFKIKDDPRRTKVGRVLRKLSIDEMPQFWNVLKGDMSIVGPRPALLSEVAQYADWHRERLRVQPGITGLWQISGRSELSFDEMCLLDVYYIENWSPSLDLKIMLRTIPYVLSGRGAY